The DNA window AAAACCCGTTACGGTGAAAGCCTATGAGATAGTATCCGCCGTCCCCGGCCGGGCCAAAGGCCGCCTTCTCGGGCGTCAGCGCCGCCAGCCCTCTGTTGACGATATCCGGGGTCAGGCCGGGGATATCACTCCCGACCAGTACTGCACGCTCATACCCCATATGAAACACCTCTCGAAAACCGTTCTCCATGCGGCGACCGAGTCCCACCCCCTTCTGCCCCCTGAGACGA is part of the Pseudodesulfovibrio sp. S3 genome and encodes:
- a CDS encoding DUF2064 domain-containing protein, producing RLRGQKGVGLGRRMENGFREVFHMGYERAVLVGSDIPGLTPDIVNRGLAALTPEKAAFGPAGDGGYYLIGFHRNGFFPEVFKAEEWSDAAVFQRAFNLITGSGLKFAELDRLDDMDTMDDIETMLALGSAGPLRGRTLDLARKLIGR